One genomic segment of Gammaproteobacteria bacterium includes these proteins:
- the lptA gene encoding lipopolysaccharide transport periplasmic protein LptA, with the protein MTPPNPKFIWALALALTPLLAIALPEDRNQPIQLEASRGQIDQKTGVSTYEGNVVISQGSMRLTSDTATIYVKDGGFQRMEATGKPVTLRYRPTADKPEIQGVSPRVEYDVVSAKVIMSGGARLTQGQDVFTGDRVEYDLKDDVVRARGAGKQGRIQFTIQPRANESPARKP; encoded by the coding sequence ATGACCCCCCCAAACCCTAAATTCATCTGGGCGCTGGCATTGGCGTTAACGCCCTTATTGGCGATCGCTCTGCCGGAAGACCGCAACCAGCCCATTCAACTGGAAGCCAGTCGCGGCCAGATTGACCAGAAGACCGGCGTCAGCACTTACGAGGGCAACGTCGTGATCAGCCAGGGTTCCATGCGGCTGACTTCCGACACCGCCACCATTTACGTCAAGGATGGCGGTTTCCAGCGTATGGAGGCTACAGGCAAACCGGTCACTTTGCGCTATCGGCCAACGGCAGACAAACCGGAAATTCAGGGAGTGAGCCCACGAGTCGAGTACGACGTAGTCAGCGCCAAGGTGATCATGAGCGGCGGCGCCCGGTTGACCCAGGGCCAGGACGTATTCACCGGCGACCGGGTGGAATACGATCTCAAGGACGACGTAGTGCGGGCGCGTGGCGCGGGCAAACAGGGACGCATCCAGTTCACTATCCAGCCGCGCGCCAATGAATCGCCCGCTAGGAAGCCGTAA
- a CDS encoding pyruvate, phosphate dikinase: MTKKYIYKYTEGDGKNKMLLGGKGANLCEMTQIGLRVPPGFVITTEACLDYIANNRLPDGVMGDVRAHMAWLEEQTGKQFGGADNPLLVSVRSGSSMSMPGMMDTILNLGLNETTLAGLIKLTGNERFGYDAYRRFIQLFGKIALGVDDHFFDEHFEAIKRRAGVKVDLGLSAEDLREAGQLFLQVVQEQTGHPFPQDPYVQLELAIKAVFGSWMGQRAVDYRREFKITPAQANGTAVNVVTMVFGNMGNDCSTGVGFTRDPGTGENVMYGEYLVNAQGEDVVAGIRTPKPVMEMKEEMPDMYRQLVDLRNKLEGHYHEVQDYEYTIEKGVLYCLQTRNGKMNAQGMVRSSVEMANEGLITREKALLRIDPESLEQMMFPQLDPKHKAAPAATGMGASPGASSGKIVFDADTAVKRGRGANEKIILVREETKPEDIHGFFAAVGILTSRGGKTSHAAVVARGMGKPCVVGAEDILVNVHQRQAIIGDKVLHEGDVVTIDGGTGLVFLGEIPTVEPEFTPELRTLLSWADEVASLKVMANADTPDAAQRASNYGAMGIGLCRTERMFNAKERLPLVLEMILAETTEDREAALAKLLPMQRSDFKEIFRVMAPRPVTVRLLDPPIHEFLPSEQTLIDDIEHLRHLRQTAQGLEAISQILSQVNPKAVEQLGILNDSHLVADVLAKKEEILQKARALHEINPMLGHRGVRLGLTYPEIYKMQIRAILEAAAECIQEKVNVHPEIMVPQVCTVEELKRVKALVDEVLPEVEAKYAVKVHFEFGTMMEVVRACLRAGEIAGVAEFFSFGTNDLTQATFSFSREDAENKFLPFYNSAAILKDNPFEALDTAGVGQLMQFAVENGRKTRNGLKVGICGEQGGHPASMRFCHFANLTYVSCSAPRVPIARLAASHAKLLEGEFKPATTG, from the coding sequence ATGACCAAAAAGTATATCTACAAGTACACCGAAGGGGATGGTAAGAACAAGATGCTGCTGGGCGGCAAGGGAGCAAATCTCTGCGAGATGACGCAGATCGGTTTGCGGGTGCCGCCGGGCTTTGTAATCACCACGGAAGCCTGCCTGGATTACATCGCCAACAACCGCCTGCCAGATGGCGTCATGGGCGATGTGCGGGCGCACATGGCCTGGCTGGAAGAGCAAACCGGCAAGCAGTTCGGCGGCGCAGACAATCCGTTGCTGGTTTCAGTGCGCTCCGGTTCCTCGATGTCCATGCCGGGCATGATGGACACCATTTTGAACCTGGGTCTGAATGAAACCACGCTGGCCGGGCTGATCAAGCTGACCGGCAACGAGCGTTTTGGTTATGACGCCTATCGTCGTTTCATCCAATTGTTCGGTAAGATTGCGCTGGGTGTCGATGATCATTTCTTCGACGAACACTTCGAAGCGATTAAGCGCCGTGCTGGCGTTAAAGTAGATTTGGGTTTGAGCGCGGAAGACCTCCGCGAAGCTGGCCAGTTGTTCCTGCAAGTGGTTCAGGAGCAAACCGGGCATCCATTCCCGCAGGACCCCTACGTGCAACTGGAGTTGGCGATTAAAGCGGTGTTCGGCTCGTGGATGGGTCAGCGCGCTGTGGATTATCGTCGCGAATTCAAGATTACCCCGGCCCAGGCCAACGGTACCGCGGTTAACGTCGTGACCATGGTGTTCGGCAATATGGGCAATGATTGCTCAACCGGCGTGGGTTTCACCCGCGATCCTGGCACCGGCGAAAATGTCATGTACGGTGAATATCTGGTCAACGCCCAGGGCGAGGACGTGGTCGCCGGCATCCGCACCCCGAAGCCGGTCATGGAGATGAAGGAAGAAATGCCGGACATGTACCGGCAGCTGGTCGACCTGCGCAACAAACTGGAAGGCCACTATCACGAAGTGCAGGACTACGAGTACACCATTGAAAAGGGTGTGCTGTACTGCTTGCAAACCCGCAATGGCAAAATGAACGCCCAGGGCATGGTGCGCAGCTCGGTGGAAATGGCCAATGAAGGTCTGATCACCCGCGAAAAGGCGCTGCTGCGCATTGATCCGGAGTCGCTGGAACAGATGATGTTTCCGCAACTCGATCCCAAGCATAAAGCGGCGCCGGCGGCAACCGGAATGGGCGCGTCTCCCGGTGCCTCTTCGGGCAAGATCGTGTTTGACGCCGACACGGCGGTCAAACGCGGGCGCGGTGCCAACGAGAAAATCATTCTGGTGCGTGAAGAGACCAAACCGGAAGACATTCACGGCTTCTTCGCCGCAGTGGGCATCCTGACCAGTCGCGGCGGCAAAACCTCACACGCGGCGGTCGTCGCGCGTGGCATGGGCAAACCTTGCGTGGTCGGCGCCGAAGATATTCTGGTCAATGTCCATCAACGTCAGGCGATCATTGGCGATAAAGTCCTGCATGAAGGCGACGTGGTCACCATTGACGGTGGCACTGGGCTGGTGTTCCTCGGCGAAATTCCCACCGTTGAGCCAGAATTCACCCCGGAACTGCGCACCTTGCTGAGCTGGGCCGATGAGGTCGCCTCCCTCAAGGTCATGGCGAATGCGGATACCCCGGACGCTGCTCAGCGCGCTTCCAACTATGGCGCGATGGGCATTGGCCTGTGCCGCACCGAGCGCATGTTCAACGCCAAGGAACGGTTGCCGCTGGTCCTGGAGATGATTCTGGCCGAGACCACCGAGGACCGCGAAGCCGCCCTGGCTAAACTGCTGCCGATGCAGCGCAGCGACTTCAAGGAAATTTTCCGAGTGATGGCGCCGCGTCCGGTCACGGTCCGCCTGCTGGATCCGCCGATTCACGAGTTCCTGCCCTCCGAACAGACCCTGATTGATGACATCGAGCATTTACGTCATCTGCGTCAAACCGCGCAAGGTCTGGAGGCGATCAGCCAGATTCTCAGCCAGGTTAACCCGAAGGCCGTTGAGCAACTCGGTATTCTCAACGACAGCCACCTGGTCGCTGACGTGCTGGCCAAGAAAGAGGAAATTCTGCAGAAGGCGCGCGCCCTGCACGAAATCAACCCGATGCTCGGTCATCGCGGCGTCCGCCTGGGCCTGACCTATCCCGAGATTTACAAGATGCAGATCCGCGCCATTCTGGAGGCGGCGGCGGAATGTATCCAGGAGAAGGTGAATGTTCATCCCGAAATCATGGTGCCACAGGTCTGCACCGTAGAAGAATTGAAGCGGGTGAAGGCGCTGGTCGACGAAGTGTTGCCTGAAGTCGAGGCCAAGTATGCGGTCAAGGTGCATTTCGAATTTGGCACGATGATGGAAGTGGTGCGCGCCTGTCTGCGCGCCGGCGAAATCGCCGGTGTGGCCGAGTTCTTCTCCTTCGGCACCAACGATCTGACTCAGGCGACGTTCTCATTCTCGCGCGAGGATGCTGAGAATAAGTTCCTGCCGTTCTACAATTCCGCCGCAATTCTCAAGGACAACCCGTTTGAGGCGCTGGATACGGCAGGTGTTGGCCAGCTCATGCAGTTTGCGGTCGAAAATGGCCGGAAGACTCGCAATGGTCTCAAGGTCGGCATTTGCGGCGAACAAGGCGGTCATCCGGCTTCGATGCGGTTCTGCCACTTTGCTAACCTGACCTACGTGTCCTGCTCCGCGCCCCGGGTGCCGATTGCCCGGTTGGCGGCGTCGCACGCCAAGTTGCTGGAAGGCGAATTCAAGCCCGCCACGACCGGTTGA
- the lptC gene encoding LPS export ABC transporter periplasmic protein LptC — protein MTVPPSITARGIFSLTVLALLAGLSYGLLQWVESGLREPERAKSQEPVMIINHFQAVRLNTAGVREYVVEAPQLAQLPDKLGARIEWPVLDWYQLDGQTREWRLQSEQGWVAADYETVRLEGAVTMTRLATSGKPPVTVTTRDVLIRPGERYVETAAPARAITPGGELRAVGVRAWLDQERLELLSQVRGTYDPPKP, from the coding sequence TTGACTGTGCCCCCCAGCATCACCGCACGCGGTATTTTTTCTCTGACAGTACTGGCGCTATTGGCCGGTTTGAGCTATGGCCTGTTGCAGTGGGTAGAATCCGGCTTGCGTGAGCCAGAACGCGCCAAGAGCCAGGAACCGGTAATGATTATCAACCACTTTCAGGCAGTGCGCCTCAACACCGCTGGGGTGCGGGAATATGTGGTTGAAGCGCCGCAACTGGCCCAATTGCCCGACAAACTCGGCGCTCGGATTGAATGGCCTGTACTGGACTGGTATCAGCTTGACGGCCAGACCCGTGAGTGGCGATTGCAGTCTGAGCAGGGCTGGGTCGCCGCCGACTATGAGACCGTGCGTTTGGAGGGTGCGGTCACCATGACCCGACTCGCCACGAGTGGCAAGCCGCCGGTGACTGTGACCACGCGCGATGTATTGATTCGTCCCGGCGAACGCTATGTTGAAACCGCCGCGCCGGCGCGGGCAATCACTCCCGGTGGGGAATTACGCGCCGTTGGCGTTCGCGCCTGGTTGGATCAAGAGCGGTTGGAACTGCTTTCCCAGGTAAGAGGTACTTATGACCCCCCCAAACCCTAA
- a CDS encoding RNA polymerase factor sigma-54, which translates to MRQSLQLRLGQQLTMTPQLQQAIRLLQLSSLDLQTEIQTVLDSNLMLERADELPELPVQPETLAAQTAADASSETEVGAASTDNLPDELPVDSAWEDIYESYDGATSYSRNEDDEWDPYERYTGASESLRDYLYWQMRLTPFSDREMEIATAIIDSINESGYLAVSLEEICQGLRDQFEVTLEEAGTVLKQIQHFDPQGVAARSPAECLLLQLEALPDETPWLAEARQLVEQHLDLLANHDFNGLIRRLKVSREALQSIVSLIQSLNPYPGARLSSEEPQYVTPDVLVYRQQAAWRVELNPENTPKLRINTRYAALTKRNGQSSDATYLKNHLQEARWFLKSLQNRNETLLKVATCIVERQREFLEHGDEYMKPLILRDVAETLGMHESTISRVTTQKYMHTPRGIYELKYFFSSHVGTSDGGECSSTAIRAMIRKLIQAENPGKPLSDDKIAKLLGAEGIQVARRTVAKYREAMSIPSSSDRKRLV; encoded by the coding sequence ATGAGACAGTCATTGCAGCTCCGCCTGGGTCAACAACTGACCATGACCCCTCAATTGCAGCAGGCCATTCGCCTCCTGCAACTGTCCAGTCTGGATTTACAGACGGAGATTCAAACCGTTCTCGATTCCAACCTGATGTTGGAACGCGCTGACGAACTGCCAGAACTGCCGGTGCAGCCGGAAACTCTGGCGGCCCAAACTGCAGCCGACGCCAGCTCCGAAACCGAAGTCGGCGCAGCCAGCACCGATAACCTGCCGGACGAATTGCCGGTCGACAGCGCCTGGGAAGACATCTACGAGTCCTATGACGGCGCGACCAGCTACTCGCGAAATGAAGACGATGAGTGGGATCCTTATGAGCGCTATACCGGCGCTAGCGAATCCTTGCGTGACTATCTGTACTGGCAAATGCGGCTGACGCCGTTTAGCGACCGGGAAATGGAGATAGCGACCGCGATTATTGATTCAATCAACGAATCCGGTTACTTAGCGGTATCTCTTGAAGAGATTTGCCAAGGACTGCGCGATCAGTTCGAAGTGACCCTCGAAGAAGCCGGGACGGTGCTCAAACAAATCCAGCACTTTGATCCCCAAGGCGTTGCTGCGCGAAGCCCAGCGGAATGTCTGCTTTTGCAGCTGGAAGCCCTGCCGGATGAGACGCCTTGGCTGGCCGAGGCCCGTCAACTCGTCGAACAGCACCTCGATCTGCTCGCTAATCATGATTTTAATGGTTTGATACGGCGGCTCAAGGTCTCGCGCGAGGCATTGCAGAGCATTGTCAGTCTGATCCAGTCATTGAACCCCTATCCAGGCGCTCGTCTGTCCAGTGAAGAACCCCAATACGTGACGCCAGACGTGCTGGTTTATCGGCAGCAGGCTGCCTGGCGTGTGGAACTGAATCCCGAGAATACCCCCAAATTGCGGATCAACACACGCTATGCGGCGCTGACCAAACGTAATGGCCAAAGCAGCGACGCCACTTACCTGAAAAATCACTTGCAAGAGGCGCGCTGGTTTTTAAAAAGCTTGCAAAATCGCAACGAAACCCTGCTTAAGGTTGCGACCTGCATCGTCGAGCGCCAGCGAGAATTTCTCGAACATGGCGACGAATACATGAAGCCGCTGATTCTGCGCGATGTGGCCGAAACGTTGGGCATGCACGAATCGACGATTTCGCGTGTCACTACTCAGAAATATATGCATACTCCACGAGGCATTTATGAGTTAAAATACTTTTTCTCAAGCCACGTCGGCACCAGTGACGGTGGCGAATGCTCTTCCACCGCCATCCGCGCCATGATCCGCAAATTGATCCAGGCGGAAAACCCCGGTAAACCGCTGAGTGACGATAAAATCGCCAAACTGCTCGGCGCTGAAGGGATTCAAGTGGCTCGGCGGACCGTGGCAAAATACCGGGAAGCGATGTCTATTCCATCATCTTCGGATCGTAAACGCCTCGTCTGA
- the lptB gene encoding LPS export ABC transporter ATP-binding protein produces the protein MAQLVAHEIVKRYRKRVVVDAASLTVASGEVIGLLGPNGAGKTTCFYMIVGLIHCDEGRVLLDERDLTHLPMHARARLGVGYLPQEPSVFRRMSVLDNVLAILETRPDLTRAERRARAEELLHELHVGHLQGNPGISLSGGERRRVEIARALAANPAFILLDEPFAGVDPLSVLDIQRIIRHLSDRGIGVLITDHNVRETLGICDRAYILSEGRMIAEGDSTAILANQQVRQVYLGESFQL, from the coding sequence ATGGCGCAACTGGTCGCCCATGAAATTGTCAAGCGTTATCGCAAACGAGTGGTGGTGGACGCCGCTTCGTTGACCGTCGCCAGCGGTGAAGTCATCGGTTTATTAGGTCCGAATGGCGCAGGTAAGACCACCTGTTTCTACATGATCGTTGGTTTGATTCATTGCGATGAGGGGCGGGTGCTGCTCGATGAGCGTGACCTGACTCATCTGCCCATGCATGCTCGTGCTCGCCTGGGTGTTGGCTATCTGCCACAGGAGCCGTCGGTGTTCCGACGCATGAGCGTTCTGGACAATGTGCTGGCGATTCTGGAAACCCGTCCCGATCTCACGCGGGCTGAACGTCGCGCCCGAGCTGAGGAGCTTTTGCATGAATTGCACGTCGGGCACTTGCAGGGTAACCCGGGCATCAGCCTGTCGGGCGGCGAACGCCGGCGGGTGGAAATTGCCCGGGCATTAGCGGCCAATCCCGCCTTTATTTTGCTTGACGAGCCGTTCGCTGGCGTCGATCCCTTATCCGTTCTGGATATTCAGCGCATTATCCGGCATCTTTCCGACCGTGGGATCGGCGTGTTGATCACGGATCACAATGTCCGAGAGACGCTGGGTATTTGCGATCGCGCCTACATTCTTAGCGAAGGCCGGATGATCGCCGAGGGCGATTCCACTGCGATCCTTGCTAACCAGCAGGTGCGCCAAGTCTACCTTGGCGAATCTTTCCAGTTATGA
- the raiA gene encoding ribosome-associated translation inhibitor RaiA, which produces MQIKLSGHHIDITPALHDYVHDKLERIERHFDNVTSAQVILSVEKLRQKAEATIHVAGNDIFADAVDEDLYAAIDALSDKIDRQIKKHKEKLTEKHRGEKARDYSQPG; this is translated from the coding sequence ATGCAAATCAAACTGAGCGGACACCACATCGACATCACCCCAGCGCTGCACGATTATGTGCATGACAAACTGGAACGCATTGAACGGCATTTTGACAACGTCACCAGCGCCCAAGTGATTCTCAGCGTTGAAAAGTTGCGCCAGAAAGCCGAAGCGACCATTCATGTCGCCGGTAATGACATTTTCGCTGACGCCGTCGATGAAGACTTGTACGCTGCGATTGACGCCCTGAGCGATAAAATCGATCGTCAGATCAAGAAGCATAAGGAAAAACTGACTGAGAAACATCGCGGTGAAAAGGCGCGCGATTATTCCCAACCCGGATGA
- a CDS encoding KpsF/GutQ family sugar-phosphate isomerase yields the protein MTEFQPVMHADQLKRLASQVLTLEAQAVEQLKSRIDDRFVHACGLMLRCQGRIVVLGIGKSGHIGGKIAATLASTGTPAFFVHPAEASHGDMGMITAQDVVLALSNSGETDEILTLLPLLKRLGVPLIALTGNPSSTLAKTAEVHIDVSVPQEACPLGLAPTSSTTATLAMGDALAVALLEARGFTAEDFARSHPGGRLGRRLLLLTDDVMHTGEQMPRSMPDDLLKDALLEMSRKSLGTTVVVDSDDCVLGVFTDGDLRRALDRQVDVHTARVAEVMTHPCKTIAPGALAAEALRMMQEYRINALPVVNSAGKLAGVLNMHDLLRAGVL from the coding sequence ATGACTGAATTCCAACCCGTCATGCACGCTGACCAACTGAAACGCCTGGCCAGCCAGGTTTTGACCCTTGAAGCCCAGGCCGTGGAACAACTCAAAAGCCGCATTGACGACCGCTTTGTCCATGCCTGTGGCCTTATGTTGCGCTGCCAGGGACGCATCGTGGTTTTGGGTATTGGCAAATCCGGACACATCGGCGGCAAAATCGCTGCTACTTTGGCCAGTACCGGCACTCCGGCTTTTTTCGTCCACCCCGCCGAGGCCAGCCACGGCGACATGGGCATGATCACGGCGCAGGATGTCGTGCTGGCGCTGTCGAATTCCGGGGAAACCGATGAAATTCTGACGCTGTTACCATTACTCAAACGTCTGGGCGTTCCGCTGATCGCACTGACGGGTAACCCCAGCTCTACTTTGGCGAAAACCGCTGAGGTTCACATCGACGTCAGCGTTCCCCAGGAAGCCTGTCCCCTAGGTTTGGCTCCAACCTCCAGCACCACCGCTACGCTGGCGATGGGCGATGCGCTGGCCGTGGCGTTGCTGGAGGCACGCGGCTTTACCGCCGAAGATTTCGCCCGCTCCCATCCCGGTGGCCGGCTTGGGCGCCGCCTGCTGCTGCTCACCGACGACGTGATGCATACCGGCGAACAAATGCCACGCAGTATGCCTGACGACCTGCTCAAGGACGCTCTGCTGGAGATGAGCCGCAAGAGCCTGGGAACCACCGTGGTGGTCGACTCCGACGACTGTGTGCTGGGCGTTTTTACCGATGGTGACCTGCGTCGCGCGCTGGACCGGCAGGTGGACGTGCATACGGCCCGGGTCGCTGAAGTCATGACGCACCCCTGTAAAACTATTGCGCCGGGCGCCTTGGCCGCCGAGGCGCTGCGCATGATGCAGGAATACCGGATTAATGCGCTACCCGTGGTAAACTCCGCTGGAAAATTGGCTGGGGTGCTGAACATGCATGATCTGTTGCGCGCCGGTGTGCTGTAG
- the kdsC gene encoding 3-deoxy-manno-octulosonate-8-phosphatase KdsC, whose translation MRDVLNKAARIQLVIFDVDGVLTDGRLYLANDGNEFKAFHIRDGHGIKMLLDVGVEIAIISGRHAASVERRMKDLGIRHACLGVDDKRVVFNNLLMQLNLTADQVAYVGDDLIDLPVMTQVGLAIAVQDADPFVRQHAHWQTPSRGGRGAAREVCELLLEARGQLAAARSRYL comes from the coding sequence ATGCGCGATGTATTGAACAAGGCCGCTCGAATTCAACTGGTGATTTTCGATGTAGATGGCGTCCTCACTGATGGTCGCCTCTACCTGGCTAATGATGGCAACGAATTCAAGGCTTTTCACATCCGTGATGGTCATGGCATCAAAATGCTGCTTGATGTCGGTGTGGAGATCGCCATTATCTCCGGTCGCCATGCCGCCTCAGTGGAACGACGCATGAAAGATTTGGGCATTCGCCATGCCTGCCTGGGGGTAGACGATAAGCGCGTTGTATTCAACAATCTGCTAATGCAGTTGAACTTGACTGCCGATCAGGTCGCCTATGTAGGCGATGATTTGATTGATCTGCCGGTGATGACCCAGGTGGGTTTGGCGATCGCCGTGCAGGACGCCGATCCCTTCGTCAGGCAACATGCACACTGGCAAACTCCTAGCCGAGGTGGGCGTGGCGCAGCGCGCGAAGTCTGTGAATTGTTGCTGGAAGCGCGTGGCCAGTTGGCGGCGGCGCGGAGCCGCTATCTTTGA
- a CDS encoding HPr family phosphocarrier protein: MVLKREVVIINKLGLHARAAAKFVTLASRFDADIRLLRNGREVNGKSIMGVMMLAAACGTRLELCAGGPEAEQALEHLEELILRRFDEDE; the protein is encoded by the coding sequence ATGGTATTGAAACGGGAAGTCGTCATCATCAATAAACTGGGGTTGCATGCCCGCGCCGCCGCCAAGTTTGTGACGTTGGCGTCTCGCTTTGACGCTGACATCCGTCTGCTGCGCAATGGGCGCGAGGTGAATGGGAAAAGCATTATGGGGGTGATGATGCTGGCGGCGGCCTGTGGAACCCGGCTGGAATTGTGCGCGGGCGGTCCCGAGGCCGAACAAGCGCTCGAGCATCTGGAAGAACTGATTCTGCGTCGTTTCGACGAGGACGAGTGA
- the rapZ gene encoding RNase adapter RapZ: MRIIIVSGLSGSGKTIALQTLEDLDCYCVDNLPFKLIRPLAQEILAASATLPPTVAVGVDARNFFDELSRFPAILAELRANDLSIDVLFLQAEEEVLLKRYSETRRRHPLDLGSVPLREAIRHERQLLEPVVACADLIVDTSDTNLYQLRELIRSRVHDTPGEAMSLLFESFGFKNGVPSDADFVFDVRCLPNPHWEPQLRPLTGRDQPVIDFLDGQSEVRTMVDDLRQFLAEWLPRFEESNRSYLTVAIGCTGGQHRSVFIAETLGRYFSAMRRHVMVRHRELK; the protein is encoded by the coding sequence ATGCGCATAATTATCGTCAGTGGCCTGTCGGGGTCGGGGAAAACCATCGCATTGCAGACCCTTGAGGATCTGGATTGTTACTGCGTCGATAATCTCCCCTTCAAGCTGATTCGGCCATTGGCGCAAGAGATTCTCGCCGCCAGCGCAACGTTGCCGCCTACCGTGGCGGTCGGCGTGGATGCCCGCAACTTTTTCGACGAACTGAGCCGGTTTCCCGCCATACTGGCCGAGCTGCGCGCTAACGATCTGAGCATCGACGTACTATTTTTACAGGCTGAAGAGGAGGTGTTACTGAAGCGCTATAGCGAAACCCGACGCCGTCATCCCCTGGATCTGGGCAGCGTCCCGTTGCGCGAGGCGATTCGTCACGAGCGGCAGTTATTGGAGCCGGTGGTGGCTTGCGCCGACCTGATCGTCGACACCAGCGACACCAATCTCTACCAGTTACGCGAATTGATCCGTAGCCGGGTGCATGACACGCCAGGGGAGGCCATGTCGCTGCTGTTTGAATCCTTTGGTTTTAAAAATGGAGTGCCCTCCGACGCAGATTTCGTTTTTGATGTGCGTTGCCTGCCCAATCCGCACTGGGAGCCGCAATTGCGTCCGCTGACTGGACGAGACCAACCGGTGATTGATTTTCTCGACGGTCAGTCTGAAGTGAGAACTATGGTTGATGATCTGCGCCAATTTCTTGCCGAATGGCTGCCGCGTTTTGAGGAGAGCAACCGAAGCTACCTGACGGTCGCCATCGGTTGTACCGGTGGCCAACACCGTTCCGTTTTCATCGCTGAAACGCTAGGGCGTTATTTCAGCGCGATGCGGCGCCATGTCATGGTCCGTCACCGGGAACTCAAATGA
- the hprK gene encoding HPr(Ser) kinase/phosphatase, which yields MEAARAAAMNRSATAQTIFQGLGALLDLHWIGGKSGAERVLWPPVEVGTPFYGLLNWIHPPRLQIFGAEESAFLNSLESTVREVLVRQLLGPATGAILICDNLVDQAEVLRVGADAAGTPIWSTPSAPIVVLERLYHYRQTLESSTVIHGELLEVFGMGVLVTGGSGIGKSELALELISRGHRLIADDTPNLTRIAPDVLEGVCPPTIRDLLEVRGLGILNIRRMFGDSAIKRNKRVRLIVNLVKQEEIVPPDESRLRGLRDTQVILGVGIPVITLPIAPGRNLAVLLECAVRDHILRLNGYQADEDLMMRMNEAMAEAVPSMAEAAPCA from the coding sequence TTGGAAGCCGCCCGCGCCGCTGCCATGAACCGTTCGGCAACGGCGCAAACCATTTTCCAGGGACTGGGCGCCTTGCTGGATTTGCACTGGATTGGCGGTAAGTCTGGCGCGGAGCGTGTTCTTTGGCCACCGGTCGAAGTCGGTACACCCTTTTATGGATTACTGAACTGGATCCATCCGCCCCGCTTGCAGATTTTCGGCGCTGAAGAAAGCGCCTTCCTGAATTCACTGGAATCGACGGTTCGGGAAGTACTGGTTCGGCAGCTGCTAGGGCCGGCCACCGGGGCGATTCTGATTTGCGATAATCTGGTTGATCAGGCGGAAGTTTTGCGGGTTGGCGCTGACGCCGCCGGAACACCGATCTGGTCGACGCCGTCCGCGCCAATCGTGGTGCTGGAGCGGCTTTACCACTATCGACAGACGCTGGAATCATCTACCGTCATTCATGGTGAATTGTTGGAAGTCTTCGGGATGGGCGTCCTAGTGACCGGTGGTAGCGGGATCGGCAAGAGTGAACTGGCCCTGGAGTTGATCAGTCGCGGTCATCGTTTGATCGCCGACGACACACCGAATCTGACCCGAATCGCGCCTGATGTGCTGGAAGGCGTCTGTCCACCCACCATCCGGGATCTGCTCGAGGTGCGTGGACTCGGCATTCTCAACATTCGTCGCATGTTTGGCGACAGCGCCATCAAGCGCAATAAGCGGGTTCGACTGATCGTCAATCTGGTTAAGCAGGAAGAGATCGTTCCACCGGATGAATCCCGGCTGCGGGGATTGCGCGATACTCAAGTGATCCTGGGCGTAGGTATTCCGGTGATCACCTTGCCCATTGCGCCCGGCCGCAACCTGGCGGTGCTGCTGGAATGCGCGGTGCGTGACCATATCCTGCGCCTGAATGGCTATCAGGCGGATGAGGATCTAATGATGCGAATGAACGAAGCCATGGCCGAGGCCGTACCGAGCATGGCGGAGGCTGCGCCATGCGCATAA
- a CDS encoding PTS sugar transporter subunit IIA — protein sequence MDITDLISHERIVCDSEVTSKKRVIEVLSELLATGEADLTVRPIFDSLIGRERLGSTGLGQGVALPHGRFGLIQHAIGAFVKLRKRVDFDAIDQQPVDLVFGLLVPDHYTDEHLKILAYLAEMFSDREFCRQLRESDSDQHLYERLRDWKPPAPLP from the coding sequence CTGGATATCACCGACTTGATTAGCCATGAGCGGATCGTGTGCGATAGCGAAGTGACCAGTAAAAAGCGGGTGATCGAGGTTTTGAGCGAGCTGCTGGCGACAGGAGAAGCAGATCTAACCGTTCGACCGATCTTCGACAGTCTGATTGGCCGCGAGCGTTTAGGAAGCACCGGTCTAGGCCAGGGGGTGGCCTTGCCTCATGGCCGATTCGGGTTGATTCAGCACGCGATCGGCGCCTTTGTCAAGCTCCGCAAAAGAGTGGATTTCGACGCCATCGACCAGCAACCCGTGGATTTGGTGTTTGGCTTGTTAGTGCCGGATCACTATACCGATGAACATCTCAAGATTCTCGCCTATCTGGCGGAGATGTTCAGCGATCGGGAATTTTGCCGGCAGTTGCGCGAAAGCGACTCAGATCAGCATTTATACGAGCGGCTCCGGGATTGGAAGCCGCCCGCGCCGCTGCCATGA